CATGAGAGCCTGGCCCTCGGCGCGGCTCCAATTGCCGCTCTTGTCGGCGAGCAGCTTGAGGTTCGAATGCGCTTCGAGCCCGGCGTCGACGCCGGCGCGACGTTCAATCTGGGCCGACTGGCCGATTGGCCCTTCCATGAGGACCAGATTGCCGCCGCTCGGGAGGCGCTTCGCCATTTCCTCGGCGATGATCCTGCCGCCTTCGCGATCGTCGACGATAATCGACGCGGTATAGTTTTTCGACGAGGTTTTGAGCGCCGAGACGATCACCGGGACCTTTGCCTCGGCCGCCTTGTCGATGGCCGGCGCGGAAGCTTCGAGATCGAACGGGGCCATGATGATCGCATTGAACTGCTGGGTCAGCGCCGTATCGATCTGGTTGGCTTGGATAAGCGGATCGTATTTTCCATCAAAAACCGTGATCTCGACCTTGCCCTCCTTTACGGCAGGGTGGTTCTGGATCTCTGTGGACCAGGCCTTCATGTATTCGCCTGCCTCGCCGAAAGAAAGTGCAGCAATACGGATCTTCTCTTGGGCTGCGGCGAGGTCCGCACCAAGCAGCATCGTCGAGGCTGCGATCGCGGCAATGAACGTACGTCTGTTAATCATATTCTCCTCCGATTTTTTTGTTGCTATTGGCAACGATTACTTGCGTATCTGGTCTGCGATCACGGCTAAGACTATGATGGCTCCTTTCAATAGTTGCTGGTAATATGACGACACGCCCATCAGATCCATCCCGTTGTTGATGGTGCCGATGATCAATGCGCCGAAGAGGGTCCCTACGAGTGAGCCGCGTCCGCCCGAGAGGCTCGTGCCGCCGATCACGACTGCCGCGATGGCGTCGAGTTCGTAGCCGATGCCCGCCTGCGGCAGTGCCGCCGTCGTGCGGGCCGTCAGCACAAGTCCGGCAAGCCCGGCGAGCAGACCGCAGATCACGTACGTGGCAGCGATGATGGTACGGGTCGAGATGCCGCTGGTCCTGGCCGCTTTTTCATTGCCGCCAACGGCGTAGACGTAGCGTCCAAAAGTCGTCCTCGAGAGCGTGAGCCAGCCAATCAGGAACACGGCGAAGAAAATGAGGACGGGGACAGGGAGGCCAAGGACGTTTCCGCTGCCGATCCACCGCAGGGAAGCGGTAAGGTTAGCGATCGGCCTGCCGTCGGAATAGATTAGAGTGAGGCCCCTGGCCATGCTCAGCATTCCGAGCGTCGCAACAAAAGGCGGCACGTTGATCCGGGCGATGAGAACCCCGTTCGCGAGGCCGACGACGGCTCCGGTACCGAGCGCTGCAAGAATACTCCAGATCACAAGGTGCTCGTTCCCGGTTGTCACCAGGTTGGCTGCCATCATTCCGGCGAGTGCCATGACCGATCCGACCGACAGGTCGATGCCCTTTGTCAGGATGACGAACGTGACGCCGATGGCGAGAATGCCGTTGATGCTCGACTGGCGAAGAAGGTTGAGCCAGTTGTTCCAGGTGAGGAAGTACTGGTTCAGCGAGGTGAAAAGCACGCAGATTGCGAGAAACACCAGAATGATGCTGAAGGACTTTATGAAGTCCTTGGTGATCTCGGCTTTCCTGCGCTCCGACGGAGTGCCGGTGGCGATCTTGGTGATGTTAGCGTTCATTTGACTCGTCCTAAATCCTGCCGCGACACCGGCAGCAGTAGCTTGCCGAACCTGAGGGAGCGCAGACTCCTCAACTTGCGAGCTCCATGATCATTTGCTGGGTGGCGCCATGGCCGTCGATGACGTCGACCAACGTTCCTGCCTTGAAAATCGCGATCCTGTCGCTGACCTGGAGGATCTCCGGAGCCTCGGACGACACGACGAGAACACCGTGACCCTTGGCGGCGAAGTCCCGCAGGAAGGCGTAGATCTCCTGCTTGGAGCCTTCGTCGATGCCGCGGGTGGGCTCATCGCAGATCAGAAGTCGGGGATTGGTCGTCAGGCATCGCGCGAAGACGACCTTTTGCTGGTTTCCGCCGCTCAGATTCTCGACCGCAAGCTCGGAGGAGCTGGTCTTGATCCGCTGGGAGCGGATCATCTCCTCGACGACTTCGCGTTCCTTCTGCTGCTTCACGAAGCCGCTGACCGCCATCAGGGAAAGGGCGGAAAGCGTGATGTTGTGGGCGATCGAAGACGACAGGACCAAGCCGCTGTCCTTGCGGTCCTCGGACACCATCGCCATGCCCATCTTGATCGATTCACGCGGCTTGCCGCGCGGAACCGGCCTTCCTGCAAGCATCACCTCGCCGGATGTCGGCGTCTCCATCCCATAGACCGCCTCCAGGAACTCGGTCCGGCCGGAGCCGAGGAGGCCGTAGATTCCGAAAACTTCGCCGGCGGCGACGGAGATCGAAATGTCCTTGAATTCGCTCTCGCGGGACAGGTTGCGGACTTCAAGCAAGATGGGAGCACCTGCGTTCGGACGCTCTTTCTCGACGACCTTGACCTCACGCCCGACAATATGAGTGACAAGCTCCTTGCGGGTGGTCTCCTTCATGGAGCCGCTTACGATGTAGTTGCCGTCGCGGAAGACCGTGAACTCGTCCGCAATCTCGAAGATTTCTGAGAGCTTGTGTGAAACGTAGATAATGCCCGAGCCACGATGCTTCAGACGATCGATCGCCGCGAACAGGATGTGGGCTTCGTGCTCGCCGATCGCGGAAGTCGGCTCGTCCATGATGACGATATCCGCATCGAAGCTCAGCGCCTTGGCGATCTCGACCAACTGGGTTTCGGCGAGGCTGAGATTTGACATACGGGCATTGGCACGGATCGGGAAGCCGATGTCGTCCAGGAGCTTCTGCGCTTGCGTCTCTAATAGGGCAAAATCGATGAAGGCCCCAAGACGTTTTGGCTCCCTTCCGAGATAGATGTTCTCGGCGACAGTCATTTCCAGAACCGGAGAAAGCTCCTGGGTGATGATGGCGATGCCGTGATCGAGCGCCTCGCTGGCGGAGCGGAAATCGACCACTTCACCCTTAATCTTGATGCTGCCCTCGTCCCTGCGCAGAAGACCCATAACGATGTTTAGGAAGGTGGACTTCCCAGCCCCATTTCCCCCGCACAAGGCGTGGACGCTCCCCGGACGAAGCTTCAGGTGCCCGTTACGCAGTGCCGGAACGCCATGAAACGCCTTCGCAACACCATCCGCCTCTAGCAGAAGACCGTTTCCGGTCGTCGAGTGTAGTGTGGTGTCGAATGTGACACTTCCCGTCGTCATAAAACCTCCCAAGGCCAACTCCTCATCAGCCTCGGAAGAAGGTATAAGGTCATACCTATTTTGACAAGCGGTTTTTTTCCCTTTATTCAAACAGCGAGACGGAAGGGGTTTTTCAATGATCATTGATGTCGCAGCCGATCCCGCAGCGGGGATCACTTCAGCTGTCGAGGCGCTCGGGAGGGGCGATGTGATCGCGGTGCCGACCGAGACCGTTTACGGGTTGGCCGCCGACGCGACTAATGAAGCCGCGGTATCCCAAATTTTCGATATTAAGCGTCGACCGGGTTTCAACCCGCTTATCTGCCACTGCTCCGATCTTGAGATGGTCAGCGAATTCGCGACCCTGGATCCGGTCAGTCTCCGTCTTGCGGAAAGGTTCTGGCCGGGGCCGATGACGTTGGTGCTCAACTCGAACCCCGGCAGGCTTCCATCCGTGACTACGGCCGGCCTGACCACCGTCGCCATCAGAATTCCCATGGGATTCAGCAATGGCTTGATCAGGTCCTATGGAGGGCCGCTGGCCGCCCCCAGCGCCAATATATCGGGAAGGGTGAGTGCGACGACAGCAGCGCACGTCGAGAGCGAATTCGGCGATGGAGTACCGTTGATACTCGATGGTGGCCCAACGAAGATCGGCGTCGAGTCCACTATCCTGAGGGTCCGCGAAAATGGCATCGAGTTGCTTCGTCCTGGCGGCCTGCCGATCGAGCTCGTCGAGCATGCTGCAGGTCTTCAAGTCAGCGCCCCAAACCTGTTCCGCAAAGTGCTCGCACCGGGAATGCTGACATCGCACTATGCTCCGCGCGCGATGGTCAGGCTGAACGCCACGGGCGTCGGGCCAGGCGAGACGCTCCTCAAGTTCGGCGATGCCATTGTTCCGGGCGAAGGGGCCTGCGCACGCGTTTTCAACCTGAGTCCGGAGGGCAGTCTCGAGGAGTTTGCGGCGAAATTGTATGCGACCCTCAAAGAGGCCGACGATGCCGGCGCGGAATCCATAGCAATCGTTCCCATACCGGACGAGGGCTTGGGGCTGGCGATCAACGACCGACTCCGGCGAGCTGCGGCGCCGCGAACCTTGACACTCGGCGAACTCGAGCAGGCGGCGGTTCGAAATAGGGAAGCCAGGTGATGCGAAGTTTCGGCGAGGGGGCCATGGATTGTCCCCGGCGCCCGGCCACCGAGCAGTTTCTTGACGTGACGCACGTCCTTCCCGCATCAAGGCAGCGCGTTCAGGTGGAATGGCGACCCGACGCGTGGCAGACGCCCGGCAGTTGCCAAGCGTCTTGAACTGCGGCCGTAGCCGTCACATCAGGCCGACGACATCGTGGGGTACGTAGGGAGCTTCAAGCCGCTGGATTTCGTCGTCGGTCAATTTGACGGCCAGAGATCCCACCGCATCCTGCAGATGGCTTGGCTTGGTAGCTCCGATGATAGGGCAGGTCACGCCCTGCTTTTGCAGCACCCACGCCAACGCTATTTGCGCTTGAGGCAGGCCGCGTTCCACGGCGATCTTGGCAACTTCGTCCACCACGACCCGATCTGCGGCCGCGGCCTTCTCGTAGAACCTGCCGGTGACGTTGTCCGTTTCCGCGCGTTTGGACTGAGATCCGCTTCCCTTCGTGAGAATACCGCGTGCCAGCGGGCTGAACGTCATCACGCCGATGCCTTCGGCACGGCACAGCGGCAGCATCTCGCGTTCCTCCTCGCGATAGATAAGATTAAGATGAAGTTGCATTGATGCGAACGCAGCCCAGTTGTTGCGCTTTGAGATCTGGATCGCCGTTGCGAACTGCCACGCGTACATGTTGCTCGCGCCGATGTAGCGAACTTTGCCCGCCTTTACCACGTCATTGAGCGCCTCGAGCGTCTCCTCGATGGGCGTTTCGCTGTCCCAGAAATGCGTCTGGTACAGATCGATGTAGTCCGTTCCCAGGCGACGGAGACTGTTGTCGACCTCGGACAGGATTGCTTTGCGCGACAGGCCGGCGCCGTTCGGGCTGGCGTTCATCCGCCCGAAAACCTTGGTTGCCAAAACAATTTCATCACGCCGGCCGTGTTCCTTCAACAGCTTGCCGACGATCTCCTCGCTGGTGCCGTCGGAATAAACGTTCGCCGTGTCGAGGAAATTGATCCCGGCATCCAGCGCCTGCTGGAAAAGCGGCCGCGCCTCGGCTTCGGCAAGCGTCCACTGGTGATTCCCCCTTTCAGGTTCTCCAAAGCTCATACAGCCCAACGCCAAACGCGAGACCTTAAGTCCAGTCGCTCCTAAGCGAACATATTGCATGTTTTCACTCCCTAAGGTATGAGGTATGACCACCTCTATCAGAGACAGGGCTGGGCGTCATTAGAAATTTTTGCGGAATGTTACCGCTCTTCTCAAAATAACAAAAAATATGTGACTTTGTAATTTCCGCTTGTGATTTTTAAAAAAGCGCACGACATTGGCCACCATCGAGAAGATCATACCTCACACGTTATGGGAGGAAGAGTTGACAGCAGTTTCGGTCCGCGATCTGGCAAACGCTATCCGCGTCCTATCAATCGACGGCGTGGAGGCGGCCAATTCCGGTCACCCTGGAATGCCGATGGGCATGGCCGATGCGGCGGCCGTTCTGTTCGGCAAGCACCTCAAATTCGATGCGAGCGAACCCGGCTGGCCGGATCGCGACCGGTTCGTGCTGTCGAACGGCCATGGCTCGATGCTGCTGTACAGCCTTCTCCACCTAACCGGTTACAAGGAAATGACCATTGAGGAGATCCGCAATTTCCGCCAGTGGGATTCGAAAACGCCGGGCCACCCGGAATACGGCCACACCGCCGGCGTCGAGACAACGACGGGGCCACTAGGGCAGGGCATTGCGTCCGCGGTCGGCATGGCTATCGCGGAGCGGCGCCTGGGCGCGGAATTCGGCACCGCGCTCGTCGATCACCACACCTATGTCTTCTGTGGAGACGGATGCCTCATGGAAGGCGTCGGCCAGGAAGCTGCCTCGCTGGCGGGCCATCTTCAACTCGGCAAGCTGATCGTCCTCTATGACGACAACTCCATCACGATCGACGGTTCGACTGCGATAGCGTTTTCGGAAGACGTGCTTGCGAGGTTCGATGCATACGGATGGCACACGCAACGCGTAGATGGCCATGACGCTGAAGCAATCGACGCGGCGATCTCGAACGCGAAAGCGGAAACATCGAGACCGTCCCTCGTCGCGCTGAAAACCATCATTGGGTTCGGTTCTCCGTCAAAGGCAGGAAAGAGCTCGGTGCACGGCGCGCCGCTGGGCGCGAGCGAAGCCGCCGCGACAAAGACGGCCTATGGCTGGACGGCAGATCCTTTCGAGATTCCAACGCCGATCCTGGAAACATGGCGCGCGATCGGCGCGAAGGGCGCGAAGTCCCGCAGAGAGTGGCAAGCGCGGCTCGAAGCAGCGGAACCTGACGTCAAAAGCGAGTTCGAGCGTCGCACCGCGGGATCGTTGCCGCCGCATTACGAGGAGACGGTGAACGCCGCCAAGGCGAATCTGCTCGATAGGCCGCAATCAGTGGCCACGCGCAAGGCAAGCCAGATCGCCCTGGAGGCGCTGACGGAGTTGCTTCCCGAAATGATTGGCGGCTCGGCGGACCTTACCCACTCGAACTTGACGCGTGTTCCGGCCGTCGACAGCGATTTCACCGCCGTTAGAAGCGGGCGTTATGTCAGCTATGGCGTGAGGGAGTTCGCAATGGCCGCCGCAATGAACGGCATGGCGGTTCATGGCGGCTTCATACCGTATGGCGGCACGTTCCTCGTATTCTCGGACTATTGCCGCAACGCCATTCGCGTGGCGGCTTTGATGGGCGCGCGCTCCATCTTCGTGATGACGCATGATTCCATCGGTCTCGGAGAAGACGGCCCGACCCACCAGCCCGTCGAGCATCTTGCCAGCCTCAGGGCGATGCCGAACTTGCATGTGTTCCGGCCGGCGGACACGATCGAAACGCTCGAATGCTGGGACATCGCGATAACCAGCAAGAACACGCCGTCCGTCCTGGCGCTATCGCGGCAGAATGTTCCCCAGCTCCGCTCGGAACGCGATGGCTCCAATCGCTGCGCGCGAGGAGCCTACGTGCTGCGGGAAGCCAGCAGGGAACGCGCGGTCACGCTCATCGCGACTGGAACGGAGGTAGTGCTTGCGATCCAGGCCGCCGAAGAGCTCGAAGCGAGAAATATTCCAGCCGCGGTCGTCTCGATGCCGAGCTGGGACCTCTTCGAAAAACAGGCCAGGGACTACCGGCACGCGGTGCTGGGGGACGCGCCACGCATCGCGGTGGAAGCGCTCTCGAAGTTCGGCTGGACCAGGTATGTGGACAGCGAAGACGACGTGATTGGGATGTCCGGCTTTGGCGCGTCCGCGCCGGCGGAGACGTTGTACGAAAAATTCGGAATTACCCGTGACGCGATAGTCGCGCGCGCAGTTGCAAGGGTGAGGGGCGAAGAATGAGCACTCCGGCAACTCTCGCCAGCGACGAAGCCTCCTTCCAGCACGAGTCGGTCGATGAGTACCTCTCGACATGGGCGGGTGAGGACCGGTCGCGACAGCGCGTGACGGCACTTATCAACGGGGTCTTGGACGCAGCATGTCTTCTGTCGGAGCGTATTGCGACCGGTTCGCTGGAAGGCGATCCGGCGCGACTTGTCGGTTCCAATTCCGACGGAGACGCGCAAAAGGCCATCGACGTTGCTTCGCATGCGTTGTTCGTCGAGATTCTGGAACGGGCAGGGGCCGGACGGATCCTCTCCGAAGAGGCTGACGAGCCTGTTGTGTTCAAGGGTTCGGGGTTCGGTGTGGCTATCGATCCGATCGATGGTTCAGGCAACGTCGGACTGGGCGCCCCGGTGGGCACGCTCTTCTCGATCATTCCATTCACCGAAACTGAAGACCCGTTCTTGACTTCTGGCAGGCGGCAGGTCGCCGCCGGATATGTCTCCTTCGGCAACACGATCGACCTCGGCTTCTCCGTCGGAGACGGCATGCTGCTTGCGACGATGCATCCGCAGACCGGCGAGTTCTTGATTGTGAGAAGGCAGGTCCGGATACCGCCAGACACCTCGGAACTCGCTTTCAACGCTTCCGTTCACCGCCACCTTCAATCTGGTCTCAGCCTGTATGTTCAGGACTGCCTAGCGGGCAGCGCGGGATCGCGCGGCCGCGATTTCAATATGCGCTGGCTGGGATCGGCAGTCGGAGAGCTCCACCGGATACTGCTCAGGGGCGGTGTTTTCTTCTACGCCGCCGACAAACGACCGGGGTACCAAAATGGACGGCTTCGCCTGGTGTACGAGGCAAACCCGATCGCGTTCCTGATGGAGCAGGCCGGGGGGCGGGCGACGGACGGCACTTCGGCGATCCTGGACAAGGTCCCGACCTCCCACCATTGCCGCACGCCGCTTGTCTTCGGTTCGGCGACCGAGGTCGATCTTATCGCGAGCTATCTCAATTCCAATCCAACCAGCGAGTGAGATTTCATGGCCAGGATCACTCTCCGCCAACTGTTGGACGACGCCGCCGAGCACGGATACGGCGTCCCGGCGTTTAACATCAACAACATGGAGCAGGCGCTCGCCATCATGGAAGCGGCCGATGACACGGATTCGCCTGTCATTCTGCAGGCGAGCCGCGGCGCGCGGGCATATGTGAACGACATCATGCTCAAGCACATGATGGATGCGGTGACGGAAATCTATCCGCATATTCCCGTTTGCGTCCATCTTGACCACGGAAACGAACCGAGCACCTGCGTCACCGCGATTCAACACGGCTTCACTTCGGTGATGATGGACGGGTCGATCCGTGCTGACGGGAAGACGCCGGCGGACTGGGACTACAACGTAAAGGTCACAAAAAGCGTCAGCGAGACGGCCCATTGGGCAGGCGTTTCGGTGGAAGGGGAACTTGGGGTTCTGGGCTCGCTCGAGACCGGCATGGGCGAAGCCGAAGACGGGCACGGTGTCGAAGGTAAGCTCGATCTGCATCAGCTTTTGACCGATCCCGACGAGGCCGCGAAATTCGTCGAGGAGACGAAGGTGGACGCGCTCGCCGTCGCAATGGGCACCAGCCATGGAGCCTACAAGTTCTCGCGCCGCCCGGACGGGGACGTCCTAGCGATGGATGTTATCGAGGCGATCCACCGAAAGCTGCCGAACACGCATCTTGTCATGCATGGTTCCTCGAGCGTCCCGGAGGAATTGCAGGAAATCTTCAATAGCTTCGGCGGCCGGATGAAGCCGACTTGGGGCGTGCCTCTCGATGAAATCCAGCGGGGCATCCGGCATGGCGTCCGAAAGGTCAACATCGACACCGACTGCCGCATGGCCATGACGGGGCAGGTACGCAGAGTGCTTGCAGAAGACCCGACGGAATTCGACCCCCGCAAGTACTTGAAGCCCGCAATGACGGCGCTTTCGAAGCTCTGTCGCGAAAGATTCGAGGCCTTCGGAACGGCCGGACGCGCGAGCTCGATCAACGTCATCCCACTTGCAGAAATGGCGAAGCGGTATCGGGCAGGCTCGATATAGGCCGAGGCAACGGCGATTTAGAACGGAGATGTTTGTGAAGCGGGACGAGCGCAGGCAGCAAATCATCGACATGCTGGTCGAGAACAAGACCGTCGGTCTCGACGAGCTTGCCGATCACTTTGCGGTCTCGAAGATGACGATCCATCGTGACCTCGACGACCTCGACCAGGAAGGAGTTTTACGGAAGGTCCGCGGTGGAGCGACGATCGACGCTGGGACGAGGTTCGAAAGCGACTTCAGAATTCGCGCGCGCCAAGACAACGCAGCCAAGATCGGAATGGCGCAGGCCGCTTTGGAACTGGTCGAGCCGGGTATGACGGCGGTGCTCGGCGTGATGCTGCCGCAGAAGCGGCCGCTCACCCTAATCACCAACAATGCGGAGATCATGGAACGGCTGAAAGGCGAGTTCGGCATAACGCTGATAGCTCTCGGCGGCATGTATTCGGCGAAATTCAACGCTTATCTCGGCATCGTCACCGAGGATGCGCTTTCTCGGTTGAGGGCGGACATCGCCTTCATTTCAACCCCCGCCATGAGCGGCAGGATCGCCTATCACATGGACGACAATGTCGTGCGTGCGAAGCGCGCGATGATTTCGTCGTCGGCCAGGGCCTGCCTCTTGGTCAACCACCAGCGATTCGGCCACACCGCCTTGAACGTGCTGGCAGACGTAGCTGAGTTCGACGCGGTTATCACCGATCGCGCGCCTGGGACTGCTGTTCTGGACGAATTTGAACGGGCGGGTATCAAGCTCACCATTGCATCGACGCAGGATCCGACATGACCGGCAAATCGCGCTTCTGGATTGGCACCAGCTGGAAGATGAACAAGACGCTTGCGGAGGCCGAGCACTTTGTGCGCGGCCTCAAGGCCGCAGATGCGACGCATGATCCGCGCATCCAGCGTTTCGTCATTCCGGCTTTCACCGTCCTTCGCGAGGTCAGGGCAATGCTCGCCCAAACCTCCGTGAAGGTCGGCGCGCAGAACATGCACTGGGCCGACCAGGGCGCTTGGACGGGCGAAGTCTCGCCGCTGATGCTGAAGGACTGCAATCTCGATCTGGTCGAACTCGGCCACTCTGAGCGGCGTGAACACTTCGGGGAGACCGACGAAACGGTGGGCTTAAAGACCGAAGCCGCCGTCCGGCACGGTCTTATTCCGCTGATCTGCGTAGGTGAGACGCTGAGGGACCGCGACAGCGGTAACGCACCGGAAGTCCTGGCCGCCCAGGTACGCGGCGCGCTTTCGAAATTGACCGCTTCGCAGAAAACGGCCGAGGTCCTCCTTGCCTACGAGCCCGTCTGGGCCATCGGCGAGAAGGGCATCCCGGCAACCGCCGAGTACGCAGGTGCGCGTCAGGCCGAAATTATAGCTGTCGCCGAAGAGGTGGTCGGCCGAAAGGTCCCCTGCCTCTATGGCGGGTCGGTCAATCCGCAGAACTGCGAAGAACTGATTTCGAGCCCGCACATCGACGGGCTGTTCATCGGCCGTTCGGCATGGAACGTCGAGGGGTACCTCGACATCCTTGCGAAATGCGCCGCCAAACTCCGAGGAGAGAGAGAATGAAGGTTGCCATTGCAGGAGACAGCGCAGGCGAAGGTCTCGCCAAGGTGCTGGCCGAACACCTGAAAGGTCGCTTTGACGTGTATGAAGTCTCGCGGACCGAGGCCGGTCCCGATCGGTTTTACGCCAATCTGTCGGAGCGCGTCGCCTCTGGCGTGCTCGACGGCACATACGACAAGGCCATTCTCGTTTGTGGAACCGGAATTGGCGTCTGCATCGCAGCGAACAAGGTTCCGGGCATCCGCGCCGCCCTGACGCACGACACCTATTCCGCCGAGCGTGCTGCCCTTTCGAATAACGCGCAGATCATCACATTGGGTGCTCGTGTGATCGGGCCGGAGCACGCTAAGTCGATCGCCGAAACGTTTCTGGGCAAGACGTTCGACGAAGGCGGCCAGTCGGCGGGCAATGTCAGGGCGATCAACGACCTGGACAGCAAGTATCATCCCCGCGCGCCAAGCTCGAGCAGATAGACGTCGAACTGGGGGGACGGCGGCGAGCGCCTCGGGCAATTGGTCACGCGCGAGGCAAACCCTGAAGCAATATGGGGTGAGCACATTTGCTCCAAGTCGATGCCGTCGAGCAGGTAACAGAGATATCTCATGTAGGGAGGCGGCAGTGCGTATTGGGGCATTAAGAGAACGGTATCCAGAGGAAGCGAGAGTAGCGCTGACTCCCGAATCTGCCGTCCAATTGAGAAAATTGGGCCATAATTGCTTGATCGAGGCGGGAGCTGGGAGCAGGTCGGGTATTTCAGATGATGCATATCGCTCCGTGGGCGTAGAGGTCGTGCCTGACGCGAGGGCTCTCATAGCAGCTTCCGATGTCGTCGTGAAAGTTCGCAGTCCCGAAGGGGATGAAGCGAAGAGCCTGAACGATGGTCAAACGCTGATTTCCTTCCTGTGGCCGGCCCAGAACCCGGATCTTCTCGAGACCTTTCGGGACAAGAACATCACGGCCGTTGCCATGGACATGGTGCCACGCATCTCCCGTGCACAGAAAATGGACGCGCTGTCCTCCATGGCCAACATCGCCGGGTATCGCGCCATCATTGAGGCGGGCAACCAGTTCGGCCGCTTCTTCACTGGCCAAGTGACGGCTGCTGGCAAAGTGCAGCCGGCAAAG
This DNA window, taken from Sinorhizobium fredii NGR234, encodes the following:
- a CDS encoding substrate-binding domain-containing protein — translated: MINRRTFIAAIAASTMLLGADLAAAQEKIRIAALSFGEAGEYMKAWSTEIQNHPAVKEGKVEITVFDGKYDPLIQANQIDTALTQQFNAIIMAPFDLEASAPAIDKAAEAKVPVIVSALKTSSKNYTASIIVDDREGGRIIAEEMAKRLPSGGNLVLMEGPIGQSAQIERRAGVDAGLEAHSNLKLLADKSGNWSRAEGQALMENWLSAYPDQINGVLAENDEMALGAIEAMKAANVDLSKVPVIAIDGIPDAKRAVENGEMAVTLYKYARAEGQGAVDLALRQVIGTEYKPQSEVWNGLMEWKDGTQKDYVVPWLILDKDNVKKYM
- a CDS encoding ABC transporter permease; the encoded protein is MNANITKIATGTPSERRKAEITKDFIKSFSIILVFLAICVLFTSLNQYFLTWNNWLNLLRQSSINGILAIGVTFVILTKGIDLSVGSVMALAGMMAANLVTTGNEHLVIWSILAALGTGAVVGLANGVLIARINVPPFVATLGMLSMARGLTLIYSDGRPIANLTASLRWIGSGNVLGLPVPVLIFFAVFLIGWLTLSRTTFGRYVYAVGGNEKAARTSGISTRTIIAATYVICGLLAGLAGLVLTARTTAALPQAGIGYELDAIAAVVIGGTSLSGGRGSLVGTLFGALIIGTINNGMDLMGVSSYYQQLLKGAIIVLAVIADQIRK
- a CDS encoding sugar ABC transporter ATP-binding protein codes for the protein MTTGSVTFDTTLHSTTGNGLLLEADGVAKAFHGVPALRNGHLKLRPGSVHALCGGNGAGKSTFLNIVMGLLRRDEGSIKIKGEVVDFRSASEALDHGIAIITQELSPVLEMTVAENIYLGREPKRLGAFIDFALLETQAQKLLDDIGFPIRANARMSNLSLAETQLVEIAKALSFDADIVIMDEPTSAIGEHEAHILFAAIDRLKHRGSGIIYVSHKLSEIFEIADEFTVFRDGNYIVSGSMKETTRKELVTHIVGREVKVVEKERPNAGAPILLEVRNLSRESEFKDISISVAAGEVFGIYGLLGSGRTEFLEAVYGMETPTSGEVMLAGRPVPRGKPRESIKMGMAMVSEDRKDSGLVLSSSIAHNITLSALSLMAVSGFVKQQKEREVVEEMIRSQRIKTSSSELAVENLSGGNQQKVVFARCLTTNPRLLICDEPTRGIDEGSKQEIYAFLRDFAAKGHGVLVVSSEAPEILQVSDRIAIFKAGTLVDVIDGHGATQQMIMELAS
- a CDS encoding L-threonylcarbamoyladenylate synthase; this encodes MIIDVAADPAAGITSAVEALGRGDVIAVPTETVYGLAADATNEAAVSQIFDIKRRPGFNPLICHCSDLEMVSEFATLDPVSLRLAERFWPGPMTLVLNSNPGRLPSVTTAGLTTVAIRIPMGFSNGLIRSYGGPLAAPSANISGRVSATTAAHVESEFGDGVPLILDGGPTKIGVESTILRVRENGIELLRPGGLPIELVEHAAGLQVSAPNLFRKVLAPGMLTSHYAPRAMVRLNATGVGPGETLLKFGDAIVPGEGACARVFNLSPEGSLEEFAAKLYATLKEADDAGAESIAIVPIPDEGLGLAINDRLRRAAAPRTLTLGELEQAAVRNREAR
- a CDS encoding aldo/keto reductase; its protein translation is MQYVRLGATGLKVSRLALGCMSFGEPERGNHQWTLAEAEARPLFQQALDAGINFLDTANVYSDGTSEEIVGKLLKEHGRRDEIVLATKVFGRMNASPNGAGLSRKAILSEVDNSLRRLGTDYIDLYQTHFWDSETPIEETLEALNDVVKAGKVRYIGASNMYAWQFATAIQISKRNNWAAFASMQLHLNLIYREEEREMLPLCRAEGIGVMTFSPLARGILTKGSGSQSKRAETDNVTGRFYEKAAAADRVVVDEVAKIAVERGLPQAQIALAWVLQKQGVTCPIIGATKPSHLQDAVGSLAVKLTDDEIQRLEAPYVPHDVVGLM
- the tkt gene encoding transketolase, translated to MTAVSVRDLANAIRVLSIDGVEAANSGHPGMPMGMADAAAVLFGKHLKFDASEPGWPDRDRFVLSNGHGSMLLYSLLHLTGYKEMTIEEIRNFRQWDSKTPGHPEYGHTAGVETTTGPLGQGIASAVGMAIAERRLGAEFGTALVDHHTYVFCGDGCLMEGVGQEAASLAGHLQLGKLIVLYDDNSITIDGSTAIAFSEDVLARFDAYGWHTQRVDGHDAEAIDAAISNAKAETSRPSLVALKTIIGFGSPSKAGKSSVHGAPLGASEAAATKTAYGWTADPFEIPTPILETWRAIGAKGAKSRREWQARLEAAEPDVKSEFERRTAGSLPPHYEETVNAAKANLLDRPQSVATRKASQIALEALTELLPEMIGGSADLTHSNLTRVPAVDSDFTAVRSGRYVSYGVREFAMAAAMNGMAVHGGFIPYGGTFLVFSDYCRNAIRVAALMGARSIFVMTHDSIGLGEDGPTHQPVEHLASLRAMPNLHVFRPADTIETLECWDIAITSKNTPSVLALSRQNVPQLRSERDGSNRCARGAYVLREASRERAVTLIATGTEVVLAIQAAEELEARNIPAAVVSMPSWDLFEKQARDYRHAVLGDAPRIAVEALSKFGWTRYVDSEDDVIGMSGFGASAPAETLYEKFGITRDAIVARAVARVRGEE
- a CDS encoding class 1 fructose-bisphosphatase gives rise to the protein MSTPATLASDEASFQHESVDEYLSTWAGEDRSRQRVTALINGVLDAACLLSERIATGSLEGDPARLVGSNSDGDAQKAIDVASHALFVEILERAGAGRILSEEADEPVVFKGSGFGVAIDPIDGSGNVGLGAPVGTLFSIIPFTETEDPFLTSGRRQVAAGYVSFGNTIDLGFSVGDGMLLATMHPQTGEFLIVRRQVRIPPDTSELAFNASVHRHLQSGLSLYVQDCLAGSAGSRGRDFNMRWLGSAVGELHRILLRGGVFFYAADKRPGYQNGRLRLVYEANPIAFLMEQAGGRATDGTSAILDKVPTSHHCRTPLVFGSATEVDLIASYLNSNPTSE